One genomic segment of Candidatus Methylomirabilota bacterium includes these proteins:
- the cutA gene encoding aerobic carbon-monoxide dehydrogenase large subunit yields the protein MTTRLIGARILRNEDPRLLRGLGCFVADLNPAGLLQAAVLRSPHGRARVVSIDAGRARALPGVHLVLTAADLGPLNQPTPLLIPHPGLTHPRTPTPLAVDEVRYAGEPVAFVVADDRYVAEDALELIEVEYEPLPAVTDVEAALVEGSPPVHADVPGNRAARVVQQVGDPDAAFAGAARVLRERLSIERSAGSPIETRGVVAEYDPRAGSLRAWISTQAPLPLKNGLARIFGLPEFKVEVIAPDVGGGFGTKIMLFYPEEILVPYAAIRLGRPVKWIEDRLEHLGSASQERGQVHEVEVAVDEVGRILGLRDRFLHDAGAYTPYGIIVPLITASQLPGPYRLRHYHVEFDVVYTNKVMVTPYRGAGRPHGAFVMERVIGLIARALGLEPAEVRRRNFIQPDEFPWDVGLTFQDGGPTRYDSGDYPAGLAMALEAIGFRDFRARQAAARADGRYLGLGVACYVEGTGIGPYEGAHVRVEPSGKVYVATGLTTQGQGHQTTFAQIAAEALGCDPADVTVVTGDTSRFNWGAGTFASRALVTAGNAVGIAAGKVRDKARHLAADLLEASPKDLELAEGAVRVKGLPSRRLTLGALATVANPIRYAYGQEAAEAALRLVKPRQGAVLGEDEEPGLEARGYYAPPQATFASGCHAAIVEVDVETGRVTFLRYVVQHDCGTVVNPTIVEGQIHGGVAQGIGGALYERVVYDESGQLLTGSFMDFLIPTAAEVPEIEIRHLETPSPLNPLGVKGVGEAGAIPVPALVAEAIDDALAPLGVRVREMPLSPTRILELIAGARGRASEPGRA from the coding sequence ATGACCACGCGGCTCATCGGGGCGCGGATCCTCCGCAACGAGGACCCACGCCTGCTCCGGGGCCTCGGCTGCTTCGTGGCCGACCTGAACCCGGCCGGGCTGCTCCAGGCCGCCGTGCTCCGGAGTCCGCACGGCCGGGCGCGCGTCGTCTCCATCGACGCCGGGCGCGCCCGGGCCCTTCCCGGCGTCCACCTGGTCCTCACCGCCGCCGACCTCGGCCCGCTCAACCAGCCGACACCTCTTCTGATCCCGCATCCGGGCCTGACGCACCCGCGGACGCCGACCCCGCTGGCGGTGGACGAGGTCCGCTACGCGGGCGAGCCGGTCGCCTTCGTCGTTGCCGATGACCGCTACGTGGCGGAAGACGCCCTGGAGCTGATCGAGGTCGAGTACGAGCCTCTTCCGGCCGTGACGGACGTCGAGGCCGCGCTGGTGGAGGGGAGCCCGCCGGTGCACGCCGACGTCCCCGGGAACCGCGCGGCGCGCGTCGTCCAGCAAGTCGGCGATCCGGATGCCGCCTTCGCGGGGGCTGCGCGCGTCCTCCGCGAGCGGCTCTCCATCGAGCGGAGCGCCGGGAGCCCGATCGAGACCCGGGGCGTGGTCGCCGAATACGATCCCCGGGCGGGGAGCCTTCGCGCGTGGATCTCGACGCAGGCGCCGCTCCCCCTCAAGAACGGGCTGGCGCGGATCTTCGGGCTGCCGGAGTTCAAGGTCGAGGTGATCGCGCCGGACGTCGGTGGCGGCTTCGGCACGAAGATCATGCTCTTCTACCCGGAGGAGATCCTGGTCCCGTACGCCGCCATCCGGCTCGGTCGGCCGGTGAAGTGGATCGAGGACCGCCTGGAGCACCTCGGAAGCGCGAGCCAGGAGCGAGGCCAGGTCCACGAGGTCGAGGTCGCCGTGGACGAGGTGGGCCGGATCCTCGGCCTGCGCGACCGCTTCCTCCACGACGCCGGCGCCTATACGCCCTACGGCATCATCGTGCCGCTCATCACCGCCTCCCAGCTGCCCGGTCCCTACCGGCTGCGTCACTACCACGTCGAGTTCGACGTGGTCTACACCAACAAGGTCATGGTGACTCCGTACCGGGGCGCCGGGCGCCCGCACGGAGCGTTCGTGATGGAGCGGGTGATCGGGCTGATCGCCCGGGCCCTCGGGCTCGAGCCGGCCGAGGTGCGCCGGCGGAACTTCATCCAGCCCGACGAGTTTCCGTGGGACGTGGGCTTGACCTTCCAGGACGGCGGGCCCACCCGCTACGACAGCGGCGACTATCCGGCGGGCCTCGCGATGGCCCTCGAGGCGATCGGCTTTCGTGACTTCCGGGCGCGCCAGGCTGCCGCCCGCGCGGACGGCCGCTACCTGGGCCTCGGAGTGGCGTGCTACGTGGAGGGGACCGGCATCGGTCCCTACGAGGGCGCCCACGTGCGCGTCGAGCCGAGCGGCAAGGTCTATGTCGCGACCGGGCTGACGACCCAGGGGCAGGGGCACCAGACCACGTTCGCCCAGATCGCGGCGGAGGCCCTGGGCTGCGACCCGGCCGACGTCACGGTGGTGACCGGGGACACGAGCCGCTTCAACTGGGGCGCCGGCACCTTCGCAAGCCGCGCGCTGGTGACGGCGGGGAATGCCGTCGGGATCGCCGCCGGCAAGGTGCGGGACAAGGCGCGACATCTGGCCGCCGACCTCCTCGAAGCCTCGCCGAAGGACCTCGAGCTGGCCGAGGGCGCCGTCCGAGTGAAGGGGCTGCCGAGCCGCCGGCTCACCCTGGGCGCGCTCGCCACGGTCGCCAATCCGATCCGCTACGCCTACGGCCAGGAGGCGGCGGAGGCGGCGCTGCGACTGGTCAAGCCGCGGCAGGGAGCCGTTCTCGGGGAGGACGAGGAGCCGGGGCTCGAGGCCCGCGGCTACTACGCGCCGCCCCAGGCGACGTTCGCCAGCGGCTGCCATGCCGCCATCGTCGAGGTGGATGTCGAGACCGGCCGGGTCACGTTCCTCCGGTACGTCGTCCAGCACGACTGCGGCACGGTCGTGAACCCGACGATCGTGGAAGGGCAGATCCACGGCGGCGTCGCCCAGGGGATCGGCGGCGCCCTCTACGAGCGGGTCGTCTACGACGAGAGCGGCCAGCTCCTGACGGGCAGCTTCATGGACTTTCTCATCCCCACCGCGGCCGAGGTGCCGGAGATCGAGATCCGGCACCTCGAGACGCCGTCGCCACTGAATCCGCTCGGCGTGAAAGGGGTCGGGGAGGCGGGGGCGATCCCGGTGCCGGCGCTCGTCGCCGAGGCCATCGACGACGCCCTCGCCCCCCTTGGCGTCCGGGTGCGCGAGATGCCGCTCAGCCCGACGCGGATCCTCGAGCTGATCGCAGGAGCCCGCGGCCGCGCTAGCGAGCCCGGCCGGGCCTGA